A single window of Desulfovibrio sp. G11 DNA harbors:
- a CDS encoding glycosyltransferase family 9 protein, with product MNPPLEEYYNVIAGATAFLGGDTGPTHMAVALNIPTAIILGGGHYDYYLPYPKKINPDLKNIRYIQSIQPCYGCDWLCTQNPKNFMCCIHNIRSSDAIAMLEDLLDGFS from the coding sequence TTGAATCCGCCTCTTGAAGAATACTATAATGTAATTGCTGGGGCGACAGCTTTTTTAGGTGGCGATACAGGCCCAACGCACATGGCCGTTGCTTTGAATATTCCAACGGCAATTATTTTGGGTGGCGGACATTACGACTACTATCTCCCATACCCCAAAAAAATAAATCCTGATTTAAAAAACATTAGGTATATCCAATCAATACAGCCATGCTATGGTTGCGATTGGCTATGTACGCAAAATCCCAAAAATTTTATGTGTTGTATACATAATATTAGGTCTTCTGACGCAATAGCAATGCTAGAGGACCTATTAGATGGGTTTTCATAG